In Alteromonas sp. V450, the following proteins share a genomic window:
- a CDS encoding efflux RND transporter permease subunit, producing MLLSDVSVKRPVFATVMNLLLVIFGVVAVSMLSLREYPDIDPPIVSVSTTYTGASANIVETRITQLLEDRISGIEGIKNVTSTSRNGRSDITIEFKLSRNIDAAANDVRERVSRALNNLPDQADPPEVSKANSDESAVVWYNLRSTNLNTMELTDYAERFLIDRLSIVDGVARVQIGGGRRYAMKVFLDRNAMAARGITVSDVERVIRAENVELPAGEVESLDRNFEVRVARTFLTPTDFAALTVAVGDNGYLVRLGEIANVELTAEDDETEFRGDGVNMIGLGIIKQSKANTLDVARAAKAQIEKIEASLPDNIFIVPSYDSSVFIEASIDEVYETLAIAMMMVVIVIYVFLGNVRATLIPAVTVPVSIVAAFIVMYALGFSINLLTLLAMVLAIGLVVDDAIVVLENIYRRIEMGEPPMLAAYRGAREVGFAVIATTLVLISVFVPLVFLEGNIGRLFTEFALAIAAAVAFSSFTALTLSPMMASKILKKRNRSSGFGNWVDKRFSALEVRYFNSLGKALHQPLLMVVMLTMAIIAVVQLSDRVPSEFVPKEDRGNFFILMNAQEGASFESNAKNLKQLEDILMPYRQSGKINRLLVRTPGFGGNAGIAIVGAADWDERDFSTFALMDEISAKLSNVPDVRAFAIMRSGISGGGFGRPVQFVLQGDTYENLVKWRDIVIEKASGNPGLLRIDSDYKETSPQLLVNINRDRAADLGVSISDIGGTLEVMLGQRRVSTFLDRGEEYDVILEGIENDFRSPNSIENLYVRSARTGQLIPMDNLLTFEEQATSAQLNRYNRMRSITISANLAEGYTLGQALAYLEQIVKTDLPDNVSIDYKGESQLYQEAGNSFVYVFLLALAVTYLILAAQFESWIHPLVIMLTVPLALVGAYIGLYFSNMTINIYSQIGLVMLIGLAAKNGILIVEFANQLRDTGLAFEEALKRAASQRLRPIVMTGFTTVFSALPLVLASGPGAESRMVIGMVIFSGVLVSAFMTLYVVPAAYSWLARNTGSPLRRTQQIANLEREIPYKKGEP from the coding sequence ATGTTGCTTTCAGACGTATCAGTAAAAAGGCCGGTATTTGCTACAGTAATGAACTTACTGTTAGTCATTTTTGGTGTTGTCGCGGTATCGATGCTTTCCCTGCGAGAATATCCTGATATCGATCCGCCCATCGTATCGGTGTCTACAACCTATACCGGTGCTTCAGCAAATATCGTGGAGACACGAATAACGCAGCTACTCGAAGACAGGATTTCAGGGATTGAAGGAATAAAAAATGTCACTTCAACCTCTCGTAATGGACGTTCTGACATTACCATTGAATTTAAATTATCGCGCAATATTGATGCTGCTGCCAACGATGTTCGAGAAAGAGTTAGTCGGGCGCTAAATAATTTACCCGATCAAGCAGACCCCCCTGAAGTTTCAAAAGCGAATTCTGATGAAAGTGCCGTTGTTTGGTACAACTTGAGAAGTACCAATCTCAATACGATGGAGTTAACAGATTATGCTGAACGGTTTTTGATTGACCGTCTTTCTATTGTTGATGGTGTTGCCAGAGTTCAAATTGGCGGTGGCCGGCGCTATGCCATGAAGGTATTTTTAGACAGGAATGCGATGGCAGCGCGGGGAATAACGGTTAGCGATGTTGAGCGAGTTATACGCGCTGAAAACGTTGAACTACCTGCGGGCGAAGTTGAATCCTTAGACCGAAATTTTGAGGTACGGGTTGCACGTACGTTTTTAACGCCCACAGATTTTGCTGCGCTAACCGTTGCCGTTGGTGACAATGGCTATCTAGTTCGCCTTGGTGAAATAGCGAATGTCGAGTTAACCGCGGAAGATGACGAGACTGAATTTCGGGGTGACGGCGTTAATATGATAGGGCTGGGGATCATTAAACAGTCTAAAGCTAATACATTAGATGTGGCCAGAGCCGCCAAAGCGCAAATTGAAAAAATAGAAGCGTCATTACCAGACAATATATTTATCGTACCAAGCTACGACTCATCAGTGTTTATAGAAGCATCTATTGACGAAGTATACGAAACGTTAGCTATCGCGATGATGATGGTAGTGATTGTTATCTATGTATTTTTAGGTAATGTTCGTGCAACCCTTATTCCGGCAGTGACTGTACCGGTATCAATTGTCGCTGCTTTTATCGTTATGTACGCCCTTGGCTTTTCTATCAACCTTCTTACGTTGCTCGCAATGGTACTCGCTATCGGGTTGGTAGTGGACGATGCAATCGTGGTACTAGAGAATATTTATCGTCGCATTGAAATGGGAGAGCCTCCCATGCTGGCGGCATATCGGGGGGCAAGAGAAGTTGGCTTTGCCGTTATTGCGACGACACTCGTGCTGATTTCTGTTTTTGTGCCTCTTGTTTTCCTTGAAGGCAATATTGGGCGCTTGTTCACCGAATTCGCGCTAGCAATTGCGGCAGCCGTTGCATTTTCGAGTTTCACGGCGTTGACTTTATCGCCAATGATGGCGTCTAAAATTCTTAAAAAGCGCAACCGGTCATCCGGATTTGGCAATTGGGTAGACAAACGCTTCTCTGCGCTTGAGGTGCGTTACTTCAATAGTTTGGGCAAAGCGCTCCATCAGCCTCTTTTAATGGTCGTTATGTTGACCATGGCAATTATTGCGGTAGTTCAACTATCCGACCGTGTACCCAGTGAGTTTGTACCAAAAGAAGATAGGGGCAACTTTTTCATTCTTATGAATGCACAAGAGGGGGCAAGTTTCGAAAGCAATGCTAAAAATTTGAAACAACTTGAAGATATACTGATGCCCTATCGTCAAAGCGGTAAAATAAACAGGCTTTTAGTTAGAACCCCTGGCTTTGGAGGGAACGCTGGTATTGCCATTGTCGGGGCTGCAGATTGGGATGAACGAGACTTTAGCACTTTTGCTTTGATGGACGAAATAAGTGCAAAGCTCAGCAACGTACCTGATGTCCGCGCGTTTGCGATAATGCGAAGCGGTATATCCGGGGGAGGCTTTGGCAGACCAGTTCAATTTGTTCTGCAAGGCGATACTTATGAGAACCTTGTTAAGTGGCGCGACATTGTCATTGAAAAAGCATCAGGTAATCCGGGGCTGCTACGCATAGATTCAGACTATAAAGAAACGTCTCCGCAACTGCTGGTTAATATAAATCGCGACCGTGCGGCAGACCTCGGCGTCTCAATTAGCGACATTGGAGGAACACTAGAAGTTATGCTTGGGCAACGCCGCGTGTCGACTTTCCTCGATAGAGGAGAAGAGTACGACGTTATCTTAGAAGGAATAGAGAACGATTTTAGAAGCCCCAATAGCATAGAAAACCTGTATGTACGCTCTGCGCGCACTGGCCAGCTAATTCCTATGGATAATCTCCTTACTTTTGAAGAACAGGCCACGTCCGCTCAGTTAAATCGCTACAACAGAATGCGCTCGATCACGATATCGGCGAATTTGGCAGAGGGCTACACGCTAGGACAGGCATTGGCGTATTTGGAGCAGATCGTCAAGACAGATTTACCTGACAACGTGTCGATAGATTACAAGGGAGAATCTCAGCTTTATCAAGAAGCGGGTAATTCATTTGTGTATGTTTTTCTACTTGCGTTAGCGGTGACATATCTCATTTTGGCAGCACAATTTGAAAGTTGGATCCACCCCTTAGTTATAATGCTTACTGTCCCTTTAGCGTTGGTTGGCGCTTACATTGGACTGTATTTTTCTAACATGACAATAAACATCTACAGCCAGATAGGGTTAGTTATGCTAATTGGACTGGCGGCTAAAAATGGCATTTTGATTGTCGAGTTTGCCAATCAACTTCGTGACACAGGGCTTGCGTTCGAAGAGGCTTTAAA